The Cygnus olor isolate bCygOlo1 chromosome 14, bCygOlo1.pri.v2, whole genome shotgun sequence genomic interval GTTTTTGGTGGGACGGGGGTCCCCAGGGCCAGCTTTTCCCTGACACCAGGGTCTGGCGTGAGGTGCAGCCCTTTGCACAGAGCACCCCCTCCCCAGCAAGCGGTGCCCAGGGTGCCGGCTGCCCTCCTGCCCGGGCAGGCTGCTGAGATGTCCAGttgttgtgctgctgctcactCAGGTTGAAGGGGTCTGTGGGGCTGGAGAGGCTCCCAGGTGCACCCATCCTGCCTGATCCATCCCATGTCCTCCCCATttcatctccatctccatctccatccccatcccatcccatcccatcccatcccatccccatcccatcccatcccatcccatcccatcccatccctccaACCCAGCTCTCACCTCTCAGCAcagagccccagcaccccccgacgtaccccctgccccagccccatcccagccccatcccagcccctTGGCAGGGCCCTATCCTGCACCCGGCTCCCAGCGcgcagctctcagcctctctgtTTAAACAGATGCCCTCGGTGCAGCACCACAGCAAGGCAAAGAGCTCTCCAGAGCCACTTCGGCAGCATCTCGCCCACTGGCTGCATTAACCCCTTCCCAGCCAGAGCCCACAGGCACTCCCAAGGGGGTTAAATGGTGTGAAAACACCTGATTTTGGCACATTTCTCTTTGTGCCCTTGGCTCGGAGCTGCCCAGCACTGGGCGCTGCTGGAGCCGTCCCAGCTGGGACCATTCGTGAGCCGTGCTGGGATGGGGATGAGAGGATGCTGAAATGAAGCTCTCCAGCTGCTCACCCGCTGTTCTCCAGCCCCGTTACCCTAACTCGAGCTCCCAGGGGCAAattctgcaaagcagcaaagctCTGGAATGGTGCTGGCGCTGGCGGGGCTGAgacacagcagggctggagatgTGGGGAAGGACAAGTGCTCTCCTGGGTGCGCTGAGAGAGGGACAACAACTCTCTCCCAACACCCAGAGGTTTTTCTGCCTACTTCTCCTCTTTTCAGGGACTAGCACTTTCCTTCAGattcttctttttgttaaaattcagatctcaactttaaaaaaagagagggagagaaccCAGACCTAAAACTCTGGCTAGACTGACTGAGTGAAACCGGCACCGGCCCAGATCAGAAACTGGAAACGAGACAAGACAAGGCGAATGTTTTTCATGGAGATATTAGTAAAACTGAAGGGAGAACAAATCGAACACGTTTTCatggaaatttccatttttgacaaaaaaaataaaaaaataaaagaaggactAAACTTGGATGCGTTTACATaaatatggaaatgaaaacCGTTCCTCGCACCTCGCCGCCGCCCCATGGCCAGCCCCactccctctgcctgctccccctgtccccgcagccccgtgcCAGGACCCCGGGGGGACCTCAGCCCCTGCGTGCTGAGCACTGAGCACCCTCCTCCTGCAAGGCACCGGTTTATATTTGGCAACCACTTGCCAGGAGGCTTTGCCAAATGGCAGCTGGCGCTGCAGCCACGCTGCCGATGGGCACGAGGTTGGTGATGTCCCGGCGGAGCACCTTGCTAAGCgagctggggatggagatggggcATCGTggggctggtggaggagctgagcCCCCTGTGAAGCCCGtcccttgtcctgctgcaggggatGTGCCCACGGAGCCAGCAACACAGTGACAGGGATGCAAGGAGCAGTTGGGACGGGCGCACTGACAGCCAGGCTCTGGCTTTGCAAActccatcccatccctgcaagGAGAGGGCCTCCTGTATTATGCCTTgctgtcagctttttttttttttctttgtttctataGAAAATCCCAATTCCCCCAAATAATCCAGctaagagtaaaaaaaaaaaaaaaaaaaaatacaaacgtGTCATTGCATTCTCTtcccgtccccgtccctctCTCACACGCAGGGCTTGAAAGCGCACTGAAAGGTATTCAGTGTGCATGCTGCCAATTGTCACATCTTTCAATgacagattttaaatgaatgttattttgcaagggagagaggggaaaaaaaaaaaaaagcccacactGCTCATCCAAGAGCTGACAAGTCCTAACGGGCCTCATTTTCCAGAGacaaaaataactattttcaaaattcacaGCAGGGCCTTCGCCTACACACGCTGCACCAAGAGAAACCTGTGGGGAGAAATGTAAAACACATTGTGTAAATGGAAATGCACCATGCatccaaaatgcttttaaagctaTTTACCCTCTTTCATCCAAGCCAGCTCCCATCTGAGCGCACGTACGCGCGCTCGCACCCTGCGGAAAGCGTGGGGGCACGGCGCTTTGCTCGCTGCCCGCGCTCCTGCGCTGCCTGGCCCCACACCAAGGCATCGGCTGGAGCACCTCGGTGGGCAGATGGGGGGTCCCCCAGTGCAGGCATCGCTGGGGGTGCGGGGTCTGGCCACGGCGAGGGGACGTGGTGGCAGCTCCAGTGTCCCcggggtggctgcagcaaaggcagcaagagaggggggtgcagggggatGCTCcttccccgtgtccccgtggTTGCACGTCTTGTGGTCGTGGAGCAGAGCAAATCGGGCTCTGCACAGACCTTCCTGAGATCTTTCTGTCCTGGGTTCATTTATTCAGCTGGTTGCACGTGGAGGATGGATGGGGAGGAACTTAGGGGTGCCTACTGCCATGCAGCTGCAGGGTCTGGtcaggcagagctgggatgAACCTGGCCCATGTGAAGCCTGCCAGAGCGTGGGACAAACCTGCCTCCCACGtgtggggctgtgcagagcCATTTGTCCTCTGTGTGCAGCAGGGGACCACTTCCAGCCATGTCCCTGTGGGCCGCAGCtccggggctgctcctggccaccCCAAACCAGCGCAGAGGAGCTGTGGCCCCACGCGAGGTCCCCGTGGCAGCAAGGCTGAGCCCAGCCCTGGTGGCTCCAGGTCTGACATCCGTGGTCAGGAGTCTGTCCTTCTGCAGGGAAGTAAAACGGGGAAATTTGGTAGTCGTGGGTTAGGGAAAGCCCTGGAAACTCAAGAGCAAAGCAGACAGCTGCTTGGCAGCACGTAGGAAGTCAGGAACATGTATCTACAGCGGAACGCGGAGGGAAACGTGCAGCCAGAGCAGCCGAGGCCGGCAGCACCTCCACCTCGTGCTGCTGCCATGGCCAACACTTAGAGCTTCCAATTGCCCGCACGGTCCCCCAAAAAACATGTCCCACTTCAGAAGGGGCTGTGCACAGCTCAGCCTTGAGCCTCATCACCCATCTTCACCCACCAGCCCACCCACCCTCCCTGCAGCTACTGGTCCGGATGGAGGGCAGCGTTTTGGGGGCAGCGTGCCCCGGAgcaaaggagagcaggagggcGCTGAGCACCCCCCGGGACATCCCTCTCCTTCCATCCCACCCCATGGAGCTGCCGGCACCGCCCCGGCCAGGCTGCATCGACACTGGGGAGCCCCCCATCAGATGCGATTGGACATGAGCCTGGTGTTCAGCTTGCGGAAGAAGGAGCGCAGCTTGCAGATCTTGCACTTCTTCTTCTTGCTCCGACTCTTCGGGGCCTCCCGGCCTCCTTCCCACTCGTCCACATCGTCCTCGCCGGCCCAAGGCCCCCAGGCGCCGCCGTTGAAGTCCGGGTGGGCGCGGGGGTTCTCGGCGGGGTACCGCACCGGGATGGCCGTCCGGTTGTAGTAGGCCAACCGCAGCAGGAGGGCCCTGACGACGTCCGGGCGCTGCTCCGAGAGGTCGTAGCGCTCGTAGGGGTCGGCGGTGATGTTGAAGAGCCACACGGATTTCCTCGGGCCGTCGGTGAGCCGCTCCAGGTTCCACCAGCTGCCCGGGAAGTTGGTCAGTGTCTGCGGGGGGATCCAGTCGCTGTAGCCCGGGTCGCCGGTGAGGAGCTTCCACTCCCCAACGCGGATGGAGGCCTGCACGGCCGTGTTCCAGATGCCAAAGCCGTCCTCCAAGGAGCCGTACTTGGCATGGTTGTAGAGGGGGTCGATGTTGTGCAGGATTTCTGTTCGTGGTGACTCCTTCCCCTCGCTGATGGCGGGCCAGACGTTGTAGCCGTCCAGGCCCGGGACGTTGCTCAGGTTGCCCCTGGCCAGGCTCACCAGGGTCGGGTACCAGTCCGTGATGTGCACCAGCGCCCAGCTGGTCCGGCGCTTGCGCTTGATCAGAGGGCTGTGCACAAAACCGATGCCGCGGACGCCCCCTTCCCAGTACGTCCCTTTTCGTCCCCGCAGCGGCCAGTTGCTGCCCCCAGAGAAGGTCTGCCCACCATTGTCTGTGGAGAACACGATCACGCTGTTGTCGTAATAACCGTACTTCTTGAGGGCCCAGGTGATGTTCTTCACCGCCTCGTCCATGCAGGTGACCATGGCGGCGTACTTGCGGCGGGCGACGTTGCCCATGGAGCGGTAGCGGTAGATGTACTCCTTGGGCGACTGCAGAGGTGTGTGCACCGCCTGGAAGGCCACGTAGATGAAGATGGgctccctggggctgtgggacGCCAGGATCTTGCTGACACGCTGGGCGTAGAGGAAGGTGGAGTACTTCCCGCTCTGGTCCCACGCCACGTCCTCCCCCTCGTGCAGGTCGTAGCCGCAGACGCCCGGCCCGTCGCAGTTGTCGTAGGTGTAGTAGTCCACGTTGCCCGTCAGCGAGCCCAGGAAGGTGTCGAAGCCCCGGCGGGTGGGCAGGCACTCCTTCTTGTAGAAGCCGAGGTGCCACTTGCCCACCATGTGCGTGGAGTAGCCGGCCTCCTGCAGCTTCTGGGGCAGAGTGACCTGGTCGAGGGGCAGGCAGTTGGGCTGCCGGGGGCGGATGATGgagtgctgcagccctgtgtgGATCTGGTACCTGCCGGGGAAGAGCCAAGAGGGATTGGTGGCGGTGGGGAGCAGTGCTGGGTGATggcaatttttcttctggagacCACAAAAGCGTGTGACTCTCTGTGTCACCCAGCCCAACCTCATGGGATGAGCTCCGTGCCAGAGGAGGGAACTCCTTATCCACACAAAAGTACCAAAAACAAGTGCAAAGACAGAGAGTGTGCGTGTGTGCACACGCTCAGGAGACATTGCAAAGGTACTCTGGGCTCCTGTCCCTTCAAAAGCCAGGATGCCACCATCGGTCATCCCACTGCTGCCGGCCCGGCGGAGTTGTTGGGCTCTTTGCCAGGacaagcaggagctgctcagcaaTCCCAAAGGGTTTGCAGTGCCCCAGCTGTGTGCAGATCCCTGTCCTCCCCTGCTCTGCACGGCCCAGAGGTGCCCTGCCCTGGGCCGTGCAGCACTGAACgagcagagggaaaagcagggcccgagggagaggcagcagccacaggggaagaaaacccttccaccccacagcccagcagcgAATGGTCAGGGATTGAAATGGGTTGCTCAGGGATGTGGTGGggtcactgtccctgggggtgttcaagggaaggttggacGCGGTGCTCAGGGACGTgggttagtgggtgacagtggtggtagggggacggttggaccagatgatcttggagggtttttccaaccctaatgattctgtgattctgtgactcccCATGGGCCAACGTAGAGCAAACCACCCCAGAGACTGGGCACCCCGGTGTCACCCACGTGGGACCGCCCCGGGGACACCTCTCCCTGCCACCAGAGGCCCTCGTGGCCACAGACCACCTTCTCCCAAATGTGATTTGGTTGCCCAACTGCATTTGCATTTGTGGCCTTGGTGACCCGCCACGTGCTGTTATTAAACCAGGTAAAAAATCAACTTTTCACCCCCGGAGCCAGCAAAACCCCCTCCCTAGCGGCCCTCCAGCATAATCCCATACTCTGGGGCACCTGCCTCGCCGTGAGCCGGGCTGAAACCTCACGGGGCTCAGGGACAGAAGGGGACCCGTGGGGCAGCGGGGGGCGCGGGCTTACCGTCCGGTTATCAGCTGGCTCCTGGAGGGCGTGCAGATGGGCTGGATGTAGTAGTTCTCCAGCTTCACGCCCTCGGCTGCCAGCCTGTCCAGGGTGGGCGTCTGGATGTCGGAGCCGTGGTACCCGACGTCGTGGTAGCCCTGGTCGTCGGTCAGGATGAAGATGATGTGCGGCGGCCGGGCGAAGGCGGGAGGCAGCGATTTCTCCAGGGGGCCCATGGGCACGTCGGCCACCAAGCCGGGCTTCATCCAGTCCCAGGACAAGTAGCCAAAACTCAGCAGGCTGACCAGCGAGAAGCCCGTGAGGGCGTACACAGCCATCCTGAGCAGGGGGTGCCGCCTGCCTATGGGCGCTACTGTGCCGGCATCGCCCCAGGGCCACGCGGGGTGCCCGCTCCTCCGAGAGCCCCCCACCTAGGGGCTGCCCCCCGCGGCCCCTGCGGGAGGAGCTGCCGTGGAGGCACACACAC includes:
- the ARSI gene encoding arylsulfatase I, whose translation is MAVYALTGFSLVSLLSFGYLSWDWMKPGLVADVPMGPLEKSLPPAFARPPHIIFILTDDQGYHDVGYHGSDIQTPTLDRLAAEGVKLENYYIQPICTPSRSQLITGRYQIHTGLQHSIIRPRQPNCLPLDQVTLPQKLQEAGYSTHMVGKWHLGFYKKECLPTRRGFDTFLGSLTGNVDYYTYDNCDGPGVCGYDLHEGEDVAWDQSGKYSTFLYAQRVSKILASHSPREPIFIYVAFQAVHTPLQSPKEYIYRYRSMGNVARRKYAAMVTCMDEAVKNITWALKKYGYYDNSVIVFSTDNGGQTFSGGSNWPLRGRKGTYWEGGVRGIGFVHSPLIKRKRRTSWALVHITDWYPTLVSLARGNLSNVPGLDGYNVWPAISEGKESPRTEILHNIDPLYNHAKYGSLEDGFGIWNTAVQASIRVGEWKLLTGDPGYSDWIPPQTLTNFPGSWWNLERLTDGPRKSVWLFNITADPYERYDLSEQRPDVVRALLLRLAYYNRTAIPVRYPAENPRAHPDFNGGAWGPWAGEDDVDEWEGGREAPKSRSKKKKCKICKLRSFFRKLNTRLMSNRI